One stretch of Marinobacterium iners DNA includes these proteins:
- a CDS encoding DUF2933 domain-containing protein encodes MIAILSCFLVTEGLAHLVAWLPCLILLLCPLRHLFMHHGHGLLFVFSSTKPRAGFD; translated from the coding sequence GTGATTGCCATTTTGAGCTGTTTCCTGGTGACGGAAGGTCTGGCGCATCTTGTTGCCTGGTTGCCCTGTCTGATTCTTTTGCTCTGTCCATTAAGGCACCTGTTTATGCACCATGGGCATGGTCTTCTTTTCGTTTTTAGCTCTACCAAACCGAGGGCTGGGTTTGATTAA